GATTACGGTTTAATTGCTATTAATAAAGGGTTTAACGCCATTACAATGTCAATTGATTATGAGTGTTCAGGAGTCATAGAAACAGCAGCATTTTGGGCTTTATTAGCATTTTATCCTATGTATCAAGCTAAAGAAAAAGTTGTGCTAGCCTTACTGGGCCTTTTGTGGATGTACGTTGCAAATGTTATTAGATTGATTTTGATTGTACTAATTGTTCATACTTTTGGTGTGAATTATTTCTTTTTAGCTCACTCAATTATCGGTCGAATTGTATTTTATATTTTTGCCGTGTTCTTTTACTACAAAGTATTTACATACGGTTATTTAGAAAAAAATAAAAAGAAGGTGTAAATGAATTACCTATTTTTTTTAACGTTAAGTCAAATGGGATTCTGGATAACTTGGCTACTGATACCTATTTTAGTAGAAACAGTTCCTGCAATTTCATCTTTTGTTAAAATATTTTTTTATACGATTAGTAAACCAAAATCTGAAAAGAGTCTAAGTTTCTGGCCATTTATTTCAATTATTATTCCAGTATATAACTCTGAAGATACACTGTATGAATGCATTCAATCAGTTTACCAATCGACCTATCCTATAGATAAAATTCAAGTGATAGTGGTTGATAATAAAAGTCAAGACAAAAGTTTTAAAGCTTTTCAATCTGCACAAAACAGTTTTCCAAAATTAAATATGCAGTGGATGAAAACAGAGCAAGGAAAAGCTCGTGCGCTAAACTCTGCAATTTATAGTAGTTCTGGTGCGTATATTATTAACATTGACAGCGACGGAATTTTAGAGCGCAATGCTTTAAAAAATTTAATCAAAAAGTTTGAGAGTGATACAACAATATCTGCTATGACAGGTAGTATACTGACACAAAAATCTTTGATTAAAAGTACTAAAAATGTTGGATTGAAGTGGTTGCAGCGCTTAGAGTATTTCGAGTACGCGCAAGCTTTTATGTCGGGCAGGAGTATTGAATCACAAAATAATCACTTATATACAATGTCGGGTGCATTTTCAGGATTCCGAAAAGATGCATTAATGAAAACCTTTATGTATGATGTATCAACCGTCGGCGAAGACATTGATATTACCTTTCAGGTTAGAGACAAAGCGAAAGGAAAGGTTATTCTTTGTGCAGATGCTTTCTTTTTCGTTGATCCAATTGAAAGTTGGAATAAATTATATACGCAACGACAACGTTGGCAGCGTGGCCAAATTGAAGTATCGCAAAAGTATTCTGGAAATCGTTTGGGATTAAAATCATTTTTCTCAAATTTTTTGGTGAGAAGACTAATCATTGATCACACATTTATGTTTCTAAAAACAATATGGCTTTTCGCAAGTATTGCGCTATTGTTTTTAAACTATTCACCGTTATTGCTACTACTATCATATGTTGCCATTTATCTTCTATATGTTTTTATGAGTACAATGGTTTTTGTTAATGTAAACATGATGCTAAAAAAATTTAGTGATGAGCGAACATTTTATTTTTCGCTATTCGATTGTGTCTTTTGGATGCCCATATATAATTTTATTTTATCTTGGATACGTTTAATTGGCGTAATTAATACAGAATATCTTTCTGCTAAGTGGGCTACGAAAAATTATCATGAAGAGTTCAAAACAGTCGGAACAATTGTTAAGCAGGACTTTATTAAAATTAAAGGAGGTAGAAAAAAGTGAGTTTAGTAGGTACCTATCATTTGAAATATTATATCCATGCTAGTCATGCAATTAGATGGGAAAACGGCGAAGGTGAAGAACATGCACACTCTTGGGAAATAGCGGTAGAGTTCCGTTCAACCAACGAAAACATGATTGTATTTGATAAAATTGAGAGCTCTCTAGATGATCTTTTTAAAGCATATTCTGGAAAATTTTTGAACACGGTTGAACCTTTTACCACAATAGATCCTACTTTAGAAAATATAACAAAGTTCTTTTTTACGTTAGTTGAGAAGCAAATTTTACCTATGCACGCACAATTAAATAAAATTGAGCTCGGTGAATCACCAATGAGATTTTATTATGTGACCCGAGATGACATGAGTGGTGAATAGGATATGAAAGAAAAGATATTTTCTTTGGGAAATGCTACTATTCTGATTTTATTTTATTTACTTTTTGGTGTTACCTATATTTCAGCGATTCTATCAGATAATTTTACTATTGGCGACAACTTAAAAAGAGGCACAACAACTACGTTGGGATTGCTCGTCTTTCTTAGCATAATACTATTGTTCATAAGCCTAGTTTATTTTTTACCTAAAGTCAAAAAGGCTGTTGTATTTGTTTTTAAACAACATAAAAATATTACATCAATTGCGTTATTTGCATTGTTAGTTTTATTACAATTTTTGTTTGTAACAGTATTTCATCCTAAAATTGGCTGGGATCCTTCGGCATTAATTAATACACTAGATCATGTAGATGATGATGTAAATAATCGAGCATATTTTAGTTTGAATTCAAATAACTTGCCCATTCTGTTGTTTATGTCGTTTCTTTCAAATGTTTTTCAGTTGAAAACATGGTTGTTTTTTGATTATCTGACCATAGTCATGGTTGATCTATCAATTATTTTTTCGGTTGCCACCTCTTATATGATCGACAGACGTTACTTTGCAGTTTCTTTATATATTCATATATTAGTATTTGGTGTCTTTCCTTGGATAGTTATACCTTATACCGATACATGGGTCCTACCATTTGTATCAGCATTTTTGTTTTTCTATTTCAGCGCAAAGAAAGTATCTAAACTATGGCAAAAAAATATATTAATGACACTCTTTGCTTTACTTGTGTGTGGAACGTATTTCATTAAACCATCCGCAATTATTCCCGCTATCGCAATCGGTTTAATTGAGGCACTTAGCTTGTTTAAAGAAAAACGTGTGTTATTACCCGAAGTTCTCAAAAAAACCAGTACAGTTTTGATAGTTATGTTTTCTTTTATTTGTTTATACACGATAACTCAAAATAAAATTGAGCATCAAACATTAATTCACGTCAATCGAGAGCGGGCTATCCCAGCGGTGCACTTTATGAACATGGGTATTTCTGGTGATGGTGGATATAATGCGCAGGATACTTTAAAAATGGGTGAGTTAGCAACTAAGTCCGAAAAAATTGAGTACTCGAAACAAATGTATGTTAAACGATTAAAAAAGTTAGGTGTCGTTGGCTACTTTCATTTTATAATTCTAAAGCAAATAAACAATACGGCCGATGGCTCGTTTGCATGGGGAAAGGAGGGGCATTTTATTCAGGGTGACCAAATTCCAAATTCCCACGGATTAAAAGGGGTGCTGGAAAATTATCTGTATATATATGGGAAAAACGTGGCCAATTTTCGGTTTATTGCCCAATTCATTTGGTTGATTATCTTGAGCTGTATATTTTTTGGTTGGCATAATAAATCACAGACAACACAAACAATTAGATTAGGTATCACGGGAGCCTTTTTGTTTCTTCTTTTGTTTGAAGGGGGTAGAAGTAGGTATATTATCCAATTTTTACCACTATTTTTATTGGGATCCAGTCTCTTGATTAATGATTCGAAGCAAATTATTAAAGAAATTACTGATGCCACGTTATTAAAACGAACAAACTACGAGTCAAAATAATTACAATTTTGAGAGTATGACGTCACTGGTAACAGTGGCTTTTTAATTATGAAAGCGTGAAAATTAAGGTTATAATTATTTTGTTGGAAAACACAGTACGCAGTAAAGTTAACAGATTAATAAGTTTATTAATTGTCAAATCATATTTTGAAACTTTACGTCAATATATGAGTTATCGAACGAAAAATGGAGAACATAAACGTATGACCAAACAAAAGATAGTATTAATAACTGGTGCTAGTAGTGGTATTGGGTATCAAGCAGCGGAAAAACTAAGTACGCATGGCTTCAAAGTTTATGGTGCAGCACGCCGAACTGAAAAAATGAGTCCACTGTCTTCTTTAGGAATTATTCCTCTTAGGATGGACTTAACTGATGAACATTCAATTAAATCTGCCGTAGCATACATTATTGACCAAGAGGGTCAAATTGATATTCTAATTAATAATGCTGGATATGGTTCATACGGTGCCATTGAAAATGTCCCCATAGAAGAGGCTAAAAAACAATTTGGAACTAATTTGTTTGGCCTTGCCACGCTTGTTCAATTGGTTTTACCACATATGCGTCATCAAAAATATGGTCGTATTGTTAACATTTCATCCATGGCAGGACGTATGACAACATACATGGGCGCTTGGTATCATGCTACTAAGTACGCTCTTGAAGGATTTAGCGATGCGCTACGCATGGAAGTCAAACCATTTGGCATTGATGTTATTCTTATTGAACCAGGTGGAATTAAAACTGACTGGGGTACTATTGCTGCGGAGAATCTTCGAAAAACTTCGGTTGATACACCTTATGCTGAACATGCTTTAGCAGCATCCAAAAGAATGCATCAACTTTATACATCTAGCAGACTAACAGATCCAGATGTAGTTGCTTCAACTATAGTAAAGTCAGTGACTACTAAACGACCAAAGCCTAGATACTTAGTGGGTTATGGCGCAAAGATATTGGTTAGTTTGCATGCCATTTTACCTACACGGATATTTGATAAATTAATTCAAAAGGTTGTTTAAATTCAAGTCAACTACAAGGAGGCAGTTATGGATTCATTTCCTTTGGAAAGACCTTACATCACTATTACTAATGTCATCTGGAGCTTTGATTATGATACGCAACAAGTCAAAGTATTATTAATCAAGCGTGCAGATGAGCCATTTAAAAATTTTTGGGCGCTACCAGAAATATTGTTGCGGGAAGACGAAAGTGCACATGAAGCATCCTTAAGGTTAATAAAAGAAAAAATAGGGTTATCGCTTTCGGATGTTCATGCAGAGCAATTAGCAACGTTTACAGCACCAGATAGAAATCCTGATTTTCGGGCGCTCTCGCTAAGTTACATGATATTTTTGCCAAAATACGTCAATCTCGTTCCTGGATCTGGTGCGATTGAGGCAGAATGGTTTACGTTAGAAAAGATTAAAAACAATTATTTTGGCATAAAAAAGGGTGATTTGTTTTTTAAAACGCTAGCTGAAAATGAGTACTTAACTGAACTAGATTCTCAAAAGCGATTGGCCTTTGATCATAATTGGATTTTAACTGTGGCCTGCCACCGGATAGTCAACAAACTGAACTACCAGCCGACTATTTTATTAACATTAGGATCTTCCTTTACATTGAAAGCAGCTCGGCATGTCTATGGTATTTTTGGTCAAGATGAGCCTGATAATTCTAATTTTTTACAAAACAACAAAAAAATATTTGAATTAGTTGGAGAAGTTGATAAAAAAGGTCCGGGTAGGCCTGCCAAAAAGTTTCGCTTGATAATTTCATTTTAAAGATGTAGAATCTCTTTATAAATAATAAAAGTAAAAAATACTTTTATAAGGAAGAGGTTCTTTTTATGGATAAGAAGAGACACTTATTGTTCATCATTGGCACGGCATGGATGATTGACGCATTGGATGTTGCTTTGCTGTCGTTTATCATGCCATTGATTAAAAATGAGTGGGCCATTGGTAGTACAGAATTAGGATTGGCCGCCGCTGTCACATCGATTGGCATGATTATTGGGTCAATTGTTTGCGGTAAATTAGCTGATAAATATGGTCGTAAAAATATTATCATCGGAACGCTACTCGTTTTTTCATTAGGTAATTTGGCGTTAATATTTGCGCCAAACATCTTGTGGTTTATGGTCATTCGTTTTATAACAGGCATTGGACTAGGTGGGGAGTTGCCAGTAGCAGCAACGATTATTGCTGACAACTATACTGGTACAAAGCGGTCACAAATGTTATTATTAGCTGATAGTTTTTGGGCTTATGGTTGGATTTTAGCATCTTTGATTTCTTTTCTAATCATTCCTCGTTTTGGCTGGCGCGCTGCCGTTGCCCTTGCGGCTTTGTTTGCTTTTTATGCCCTAGCATTGCGTAAGCACTTACCAAATGAACCGGGCAATAAGAAAAGTCACGAAGGCACTTTTAAAGAGCTTCTTTCCAGCAAACATCGATCACGGTTAATTGTTTTAAGTATAATGTGGTTTATTGTGATGTTGACCTATTATGGAATCTTTTTGTGGCTGCCTACTGTCCTAACCATGCGTGGTTTTTCAATCGTTAATTCATTAGGATACACGCTTATCATGAGTATAGCTCAGTTGCCTGGGTATTATTTAGCTGCCTACTTAATGAATAAGATGAGTCGGAAAAAGATTTTGGCAATTTATCTGTTGGGCACGCTGATTTCGAGTTTCGTTTTTGGCTTTGGTACTAATGTAGCGTTAATACTAGTGGCTGGTGCCTTTATGTCTTTCTTTGACTTAGGTGCATGGGGAACATTAATCTCCTTGACTCCCGCACAATTTCCTGAGAAAATACGGGGTACAGCCATGGGTACCGCACAAGCAGTTGGGCGTGTTGGTGCCACGGTTGGACCATTCCTTGTCGGTTGGTTATTTGATTTTAAATTAGGCATTAGTGTCATATTTAGTGTCTTTGCAGTATTGCTGATTATTGCGATAGTGGTGTTATTGATAGGTGTAAAAGACAATCTAGAGGATGAGTATTGATGTATACCATAGTATTGCTTGGTTATGTATATAAATTTATATGTTTTATACAAAAAAACAACCAAATTTATATACACAAGTTGTAAGCGTTGACATATAATATAATAAAGATAATTTATGTCTTTCAAAATTTAAACTGATAGTCAGAAGGAGAAACAATGAAAGCAGCTGTATGGCATGGCGTTAAAGATGTTCGTGTGGAGGATGTTGAGCTCAAACCAACAAAATCTAATGAGGTGGTAGTGCGTGTTGCTTATGCTGGAATTTGTGGCAGCGACTTACACGAGTACCTTGAGGGTCCTGTATTTATTCCCGTTGATCAACCAGATGAATTGACTGGCGGTCAAGCACCATTAACGATGGGACATGAGTTTTCTGGCGTTATCGAAAAAGTAGGCCCTGATGTGGCTAATTTTAAAGTTGGGGATCACGTTTCAA
The Leuconostoc suionicum genome window above contains:
- the xrtG gene encoding exosortase family protein XrtG, whose protein sequence is MSIFLLISGVIWLYALSVFKRAKLPAFYFIVGSVGLFFILFFFSKPYFIWIMARAVTFGVSLVAHPLNLATVYSDYGLIAINKGFNAITMSIDYECSGVIETAAFWALLAFYPMYQAKEKVVLALLGLLWMYVANVIRLILIVLIVHTFGVNYFFLAHSIIGRIVFYIFAVFFYYKVFTYGYLEKNKKKV
- a CDS encoding TIGR03111 family XrtG-associated glycosyltransferase → MNYLFFLTLSQMGFWITWLLIPILVETVPAISSFVKIFFYTISKPKSEKSLSFWPFISIIIPVYNSEDTLYECIQSVYQSTYPIDKIQVIVVDNKSQDKSFKAFQSAQNSFPKLNMQWMKTEQGKARALNSAIYSSSGAYIINIDSDGILERNALKNLIKKFESDTTISAMTGSILTQKSLIKSTKNVGLKWLQRLEYFEYAQAFMSGRSIESQNNHLYTMSGAFSGFRKDALMKTFMYDVSTVGEDIDITFQVRDKAKGKVILCADAFFFVDPIESWNKLYTQRQRWQRGQIEVSQKYSGNRLGLKSFFSNFLVRRLIIDHTFMFLKTIWLFASIALLFLNYSPLLLLLSYVAIYLLYVFMSTMVFVNVNMMLKKFSDERTFYFSLFDCVFWMPIYNFILSWIRLIGVINTEYLSAKWATKNYHEEFKTVGTIVKQDFIKIKGGRKK
- a CDS encoding 6-carboxytetrahydropterin synthase; this encodes MSLVGTYHLKYYIHASHAIRWENGEGEEHAHSWEIAVEFRSTNENMIVFDKIESSLDDLFKAYSGKFLNTVEPFTTIDPTLENITKFFFTLVEKQILPMHAQLNKIELGESPMRFYYVTRDDMSGE
- a CDS encoding TIGR03766 family XrtG-associated glycosyltransferase: MKEKIFSLGNATILILFYLLFGVTYISAILSDNFTIGDNLKRGTTTTLGLLVFLSIILLFISLVYFLPKVKKAVVFVFKQHKNITSIALFALLVLLQFLFVTVFHPKIGWDPSALINTLDHVDDDVNNRAYFSLNSNNLPILLFMSFLSNVFQLKTWLFFDYLTIVMVDLSIIFSVATSYMIDRRYFAVSLYIHILVFGVFPWIVIPYTDTWVLPFVSAFLFFYFSAKKVSKLWQKNILMTLFALLVCGTYFIKPSAIIPAIAIGLIEALSLFKEKRVLLPEVLKKTSTVLIVMFSFICLYTITQNKIEHQTLIHVNRERAIPAVHFMNMGISGDGGYNAQDTLKMGELATKSEKIEYSKQMYVKRLKKLGVVGYFHFIILKQINNTADGSFAWGKEGHFIQGDQIPNSHGLKGVLENYLYIYGKNVANFRFIAQFIWLIILSCIFFGWHNKSQTTQTIRLGITGAFLFLLLFEGGRSRYIIQFLPLFLLGSSLLINDSKQIIKEITDATLLKRTNYESK
- a CDS encoding oxidoreductase codes for the protein MTKQKIVLITGASSGIGYQAAEKLSTHGFKVYGAARRTEKMSPLSSLGIIPLRMDLTDEHSIKSAVAYIIDQEGQIDILINNAGYGSYGAIENVPIEEAKKQFGTNLFGLATLVQLVLPHMRHQKYGRIVNISSMAGRMTTYMGAWYHATKYALEGFSDALRMEVKPFGIDVILIEPGGIKTDWGTIAAENLRKTSVDTPYAEHALAASKRMHQLYTSSRLTDPDVVASTIVKSVTTKRPKPRYLVGYGAKILVSLHAILPTRIFDKLIQKVV
- a CDS encoding NUDIX domain-containing protein; this translates as MDSFPLERPYITITNVIWSFDYDTQQVKVLLIKRADEPFKNFWALPEILLREDESAHEASLRLIKEKIGLSLSDVHAEQLATFTAPDRNPDFRALSLSYMIFLPKYVNLVPGSGAIEAEWFTLEKIKNNYFGIKKGDLFFKTLAENEYLTELDSQKRLAFDHNWILTVACHRIVNKLNYQPTILLTLGSSFTLKAARHVYGIFGQDEPDNSNFLQNNKKIFELVGEVDKKGPGRPAKKFRLIISF
- a CDS encoding MFS transporter; the encoded protein is MDKKRHLLFIIGTAWMIDALDVALLSFIMPLIKNEWAIGSTELGLAAAVTSIGMIIGSIVCGKLADKYGRKNIIIGTLLVFSLGNLALIFAPNILWFMVIRFITGIGLGGELPVAATIIADNYTGTKRSQMLLLADSFWAYGWILASLISFLIIPRFGWRAAVALAALFAFYALALRKHLPNEPGNKKSHEGTFKELLSSKHRSRLIVLSIMWFIVMLTYYGIFLWLPTVLTMRGFSIVNSLGYTLIMSIAQLPGYYLAAYLMNKMSRKKILAIYLLGTLISSFVFGFGTNVALILVAGAFMSFFDLGAWGTLISLTPAQFPEKIRGTAMGTAQAVGRVGATVGPFLVGWLFDFKLGISVIFSVFAVLLIIAIVVLLIGVKDNLEDEY